The segment TAATGGTATCTCTACCGAGACTTGTCACCCATGCTTCTCTGCACCTCTGTCCAGGgcttgaaattaacatatgcccgtcagtctatgactggttaaaagtctggtggactgacatacatttgttttagtcagtccgatgggactggttaattttctaatgcatcatttggaaaatatacttatgaaattttatacacacatttggcatgcttcgatctgtagatatcagacgaatctggttcgtattaaagggactggttcacgattttttatagaaatatttttcatataactcatttaatgttgacagccaaaattttgaccttctgaatgcatgaataaaagcaatattttagccttaaatatatgttatgtaaacaaagactcgagtctttttatgtttacaaacaagtgaaatattgatattgtaatataaagcatcttaattttgcatagtcacaaattttaacttttagatgacatattttaccccagaaaatgcttgaaatgtgaaagatatgataaacttagatcgatatccatttcttttgaaaatttcgtaaacaataacataccgcaatctttgtttacaaaacaaataataaactctctaaaatgagcttctgtgataatgtatagccataatttttatgtgaaatgttttaaacacattagacagtatattttgatcattaaaagtgaaaaagaaaattttgggccaaatcgtgaatcagtccctttaaatataaatcccacatttaagtgttacaatattgtctgtcaggcatattgagttaaatttcatttgacAAAAAAATTGATTCATGACTAAGCTTTTCTTTAACTGGTACTGATAAACAGTACCATTCCCAATACCAAATACTATTGATTTTTCCCAGTTCTGAGACCCAGCAACAATAACATCGTAATTCGAGGCTTGTAATTACTTTGTATGAAATGTCATACGAGTTATCTAATTTCTTCATTTCATCATAAATGGAATGTAGAtgacaaataaacaaaatagcaAACATtcgaaaatgtaaacaatgaataccggtactttttttttttgcccttAAAATATGGCTTATTCagagttgattttaaaataaatgcttttgttcacaggggctaagcccattttgggcccgaactcttcgataccataaatatagaaaggggtctaactctgaaaatgcctaaaaaatcttaaactaggtaagctatgcgtaatttgtcgttttccttgcatacattaatgttttaactacttgcatgccaaatatcaagtcactggttcttaaaataacaaagatatacatcatcgttctctcgatttcacttgtttatttttactaggacatttaccggtccaggtcacggagtcgtttctcgcctatgacagcagcgaaattcagactagtatggaagatttcggacctgtcaattaaaatttcacatgaattatacgctacttacttcctcatattttaataatgttcttcgtgtagatgttacacgacttatttttcctcagcagcatcgactgttgacaagatctgccattttaatgaatacactaaataccagaaatatataaaactttaaagaaggggaaaatgggtaataataatctaaatgaaatagaataaacaaaaacaaaaaattaaaaaagccaagaaataatgttcaatttccttctctaagtgcaatatcataagaataatgttttgatcagttttaaggtatttgagattttaagtctatcgggtatttagtgcgttcattaaaacggcagctcttgtcaatagttgatgctgctgaggaaaaataagtcgtgtaacgtctacacgaagaacattattaaaatatgaggaagtaagtagcgtataattgatgtgaaattttaattgacaggtccgagatcttccatactagtctgaatttcgctgctgtcataggtgagaaacgactccgtgacctggaccggtaaatgtcctagtaaaaataaacaagtgaaatcgagagaacgatgacgtatatctttgttattttaagaaccagtgacttgaaatttggcatgcaagtagttaataCATTAATCTATGTAAGAAAAATGACAaactacgcatagcttacctagtttaagattttttaggcatttgaagcgagtggttagttttttatctgtgtcagagttagacccctttctatatttatggtatcacagagttcgggcccaaaacgggcttagcccctgtgcttttgtttatattacagaaaattcccaattcattCTATTTACATGCTAATTTTTTCCAATTGAATGGGTATGGGTAACATTCAGAAATGGTTGAATCTCTTATAAAGAAAGTTTTACACTTGAAATTTGATTGGgaataaaaaatttcagtgtGTGAACCCTGTCAAATGAAGTTGGCCGTAATTGAACATTGCAGTGGAAAAATCTGCCTTCTGCAAATGGACTTGTGACCCTGAATTGACAGtgttcgtgtgtgtgtgtgtgtgagggtataaaagacaaaatctgggtagagattgaccataatgaatatgatttttcagAATCCAGGCTTTGACTTTTCTGGTGCAGAAGTCTCTGGAAATTATCACAAAGGTGGACCTAAATTACCAGATAATTAGAAACTCGTTGAATCAACTAACTCTGCTTATAGTAAGGTGGATACCAGTAGATTAAAATAGTGATTTACAAGAAAACGCAAAATTAGACGATAGGAAGATACCGGTATGGATGAGGATGAAGAAGTGCCCTGTCCTAAGTGCTCCTTGACCCTGAACACTCCCTATGTTCTCTGTAAAGAGTGTCCAGGAATGGTCAAGATTTGTCTTCAGTGCTTCTCCAAAGGGGCAGAGTTTGGTGGACATGAAAGTGACCATCCATACACCATTATCAGAGACGACCTCCCTATATTTGAGAACTCTTGGTCAGCAGCAGAAGAGATGACCTTGCTGAAGGTCATGGCCGACTGTGGCTATGGTAACTGGCAGGATGTGGCCAATAGGTTGAGAGTGCGAGGAAAGAATGAAGTGGAGAAACATTACAATAAGTTCTTTATTAACCAGCCTCACCCTGAGCTTCCACAGTTCCCCGAGGCAGACCTGGAGAGGGTTCCCTGCCCAGTGGTGTACAAGCTGTGTGATGACCCCCCTCGGTATCCAGACTCCTCACAGGTCTTCCAGTTGATGGGAGGATATATGGCTGGTAGAGGGGATTTTAATGTGGAACATGATAACTACCTGGAGCTGGAACTTCGAAATATTGACTTCAGTGCCCCTCCAGCTGAGGAGAGAGATGAACTGGAGGAGAGATTGAAGTTTGAGGTTTTAGATGTGTATCAGAACTGTATAGCAGAGAGATGGTGGAGAAGAAAAGTCATTCGTAAATATGGGTTAATAAATATCAGGAAACACAGGCTTTATCATGGAATGTATCCTTGCAAATTCAAGGGACTGTTGGACATGCTTCATCCTTTCATGAGACTGTGTAACCCTGAAGACTTTGATAAATACACCCAAGCTCTTAGTCTGCAGTTTGAACTAAAGAAAAATATCCACAAACTGATGGAATGCAGAGAAAATGGCATCACGAAACAAAGGAGCGTAAAGATTTTCCGAGTTTTAAAAAGTCGTAGAG is part of the Ostrea edulis chromosome 2, xbOstEdul1.1, whole genome shotgun sequence genome and harbors:
- the LOC125680630 gene encoding transcriptional adapter 2-alpha-like, whose translation is MDEDEEVPCPKCSLTLNTPYVLCKECPGMVKICLQCFSKGAEFGGHESDHPYTIIRDDLPIFENSWSAAEEMTLLKVMADCGYGNWQDVANRLRVRGKNEVEKHYNKFFINQPHPELPQFPEADLERVPCPVVYKLCDDPPRYPDSSQVFQLMGGYMAGRGDFNVEHDNYLELELRNIDFSAPPAEERDELEERLKFEVLDVYQNCIAERWWRRKVIRKYGLINIRKHRLYHGMYPCKFKGLLDMLHPFMRLCNPEDFDKYTQALSLQFELKKNIHKLMECRENGITKQRSVKIFRVLKSRRGEMKSHRHLLDDILVHVKDESACQSWLQKQAVLETMTKGAANLPLPSVPRRIAPPMDIVGLPGYERLSKKERELCAGVRLVPEAYLEFKEILVGECKRNGFLRLQQARTLIKIDVNKTRKLYDFLVSEGNLTKEPG